Proteins encoded within one genomic window of Mycolicibacterium aubagnense:
- a CDS encoding SDR family oxidoreductase produces the protein MGSVYGKVVFITGGAAGVGAEVARRLHRKGAKLVLIDVDAAALDATAATLGDDVLPVVADVRDLSSMQAAADAAVERFGGIDVVVANAGIATYGSVLQVDPEAFKRLLDINVLGVFHTVRATLPSVLDRRGYVLIVSSLAAYTAAPGLAPYNASKAAVEHFANALRLEVGYRGVDVGSAHMSWIDTAMVRDSKSDLSTFAEMLTKLPWPISKTTSVDKCGEAFVAGIEGRKTRVNCPGWVGALRWLRPLLATRIGEVPVAKFVPDLLPRMDAEVAALGRSSSTHTEQLDKH, from the coding sequence ATGGGTTCTGTGTACGGAAAAGTCGTCTTCATCACCGGTGGTGCTGCGGGGGTCGGGGCCGAGGTGGCCCGCCGGTTGCACCGTAAGGGCGCCAAACTGGTGCTGATCGACGTCGACGCGGCGGCGCTGGACGCCACGGCTGCCACGCTCGGTGACGATGTCCTGCCGGTGGTCGCCGACGTCCGTGACCTGTCGTCGATGCAGGCCGCCGCCGACGCGGCCGTCGAGCGTTTCGGCGGCATCGACGTGGTGGTGGCGAACGCCGGCATCGCGACCTACGGTTCGGTGCTGCAGGTCGATCCCGAGGCTTTCAAGCGGCTGCTCGACATCAACGTGCTCGGGGTCTTCCACACTGTGCGCGCCACCCTGCCGTCGGTCCTCGACCGCCGCGGATATGTGCTCATCGTGTCGTCGCTGGCCGCGTACACCGCTGCTCCGGGTCTGGCACCGTACAACGCCTCCAAAGCCGCCGTCGAGCACTTTGCCAACGCGCTGCGCCTCGAGGTCGGCTACCGCGGCGTCGACGTCGGCTCGGCGCACATGTCCTGGATCGACACCGCGATGGTCCGCGACTCGAAGTCCGATCTGTCGACGTTCGCCGAGATGCTGACGAAGCTGCCGTGGCCCATCAGCAAGACGACGTCGGTCGACAAGTGCGGCGAGGCCTTCGTCGCCGGCATCGAGGGACGGAAGACCCGGGTCAACTGCCCCGGCTGGGTCGGCGCGCTGCGCTGGCTGCGACCGCTGCTGGCGACGCGTATCGGTGAGGTGCCGGTGGCCAAGTTCGTGCCCGATCTGCTGCCCCGGATGGATGCTGAGGTGGCCGCGCTCGGCCGCTCATCCAGCACGCACACCGAGCAGCTCGACAAGCACTGA
- a CDS encoding DUF1254 domain-containing protein translates to MRVGFFCLGLIAMLLAATGCADHESSSPAPSSPPTPDQVRAIAKSAYTYGFPMVDNYRIQYSYFADKGGPEYKGGWNEIHNVARVFTPEDKAIQTPNSDTPYSFLGADLRAEPLVLSVPPVEAGRYYSLQFVDGYTYNIAYVGSRTTGNGPGNYLLAGPNWRGETPPGVERVIRSSTDLAFVLYRTQLFGPTDLENVKKIQAGYHVTPLSAFLKQPPPPPAPPIDFVKPLSAQDERTSPKFFEILNFVMKFAPAQAAEEVKRERFAAIGVGPDGSFRADQLTPENRKAVEDGMADAWAAFNDFKKDKFDTGEVTAAQLFGTASDLKGNYLYRMAGAVLGIYGNTAAEAIYPSFANDSTGAPLTGANNYTLRFAPGQLPPVNAFWSVTMYEMPQSLLVANPINRYLINSAMLPALIKDPDGGITLNLQNTSPGPAREANWLPAPAGPFAIAMRLYWPKPEALDGTWKAPKPVRV, encoded by the coding sequence ATGCGGGTTGGATTCTTCTGCCTCGGCCTCATCGCGATGCTGTTGGCGGCCACCGGGTGCGCGGACCACGAGTCGTCGAGCCCGGCGCCGTCGTCCCCGCCGACTCCGGACCAGGTGCGGGCCATCGCGAAATCCGCCTACACCTACGGCTTTCCGATGGTCGACAACTACCGGATTCAGTACTCGTACTTCGCCGACAAGGGCGGACCCGAGTACAAGGGCGGATGGAACGAGATCCACAACGTCGCTCGCGTCTTCACTCCGGAGGACAAGGCGATCCAGACGCCCAACTCGGACACGCCGTACTCGTTCCTCGGCGCCGATCTGCGCGCCGAGCCGTTGGTGCTCAGTGTCCCGCCGGTCGAGGCGGGCCGCTACTACTCGCTGCAGTTCGTCGACGGCTACACCTACAACATCGCCTACGTCGGCAGCCGCACCACCGGCAACGGCCCCGGCAATTACCTTCTGGCCGGACCGAATTGGCGAGGCGAGACGCCGCCGGGCGTCGAGCGTGTGATTCGCAGCTCCACCGATCTGGCCTTCGTGCTGTACCGAACTCAGCTGTTCGGGCCGACGGACCTCGAGAACGTCAAGAAGATTCAGGCGGGTTACCACGTGACGCCGCTCTCGGCGTTCCTCAAGCAGCCACCGCCGCCACCCGCCCCGCCCATCGACTTCGTGAAACCGCTGTCGGCGCAGGACGAGCGGACGTCGCCGAAGTTCTTCGAAATCCTCAATTTCGTGATGAAGTTCGCGCCGGCGCAGGCTGCCGAGGAAGTGAAGCGTGAGCGGTTCGCCGCCATCGGCGTCGGCCCCGACGGGAGCTTCCGCGCCGACCAGCTCACCCCCGAGAACCGCAAGGCTGTCGAGGACGGCATGGCCGACGCCTGGGCGGCGTTCAACGACTTCAAGAAGGACAAGTTCGATACCGGCGAGGTGACGGCGGCCCAATTGTTCGGCACCGCAAGTGATCTCAAGGGCAACTACCTGTATCGCATGGCCGGTGCGGTGCTCGGGATTTATGGCAACACCGCGGCCGAGGCGATCTATCCCAGCTTCGCGAACGACAGCACGGGTGCGCCGCTCACCGGTGCCAACAATTACACGCTGCGCTTCGCCCCGGGGCAGCTGCCGCCGGTCAACGCCTTCTGGTCGGTGACGATGTACGAGATGCCGCAGAGCCTGCTGGTGGCCAACCCCATCAATCGCTATCTGATCAACTCGGCGATGCTGCCCGCCCTGATCAAAGACCCCGACGGCGGCATCACGCTGAACCTGCAGAACACGTCGCCCGGACCGGCCCGCGAAGCCAATTGGCTGCCGGCCCCGGCCGGGCCGTTCGCCATTGCGATGCGCCTGTACTGGCCCAAACCCGAGGCGCTCGACGGCACCTGGAAGGCCCCCAAGCCCGTCCGGGTCTAA
- the mshC gene encoding cysteine--1-D-myo-inosityl 2-amino-2-deoxy-alpha-D-glucopyranoside ligase, producing MRSWLAPSVPNLPGRPRQAGPELRLYDTADRQVRPVSAGPKATMYVCGITPYDATHLGHAATYLTFDLVHRYWLDAGHDVQYVQNVTDVDDPLFERAERDGIDWRALGDRETELFRQDMAALRVLPPHDYVGAIESIAEVVELVEKLLASGAAYVVDDPNEPGYPDIYYRADATTQFGYESGYDRDTMLALFGERGGDPDRPGKASQLDALLWRVQRPGEPSWPSPFGAGRPGWHIECAAIALNRVGAGFDIQGGGSDLIFPHHEFSAAHAESVTGERRFARHYVHGGMIGWDGHKMSKSRGNLVLVSQLRADGVDPGAIRLGLMAGHYRTDRFWSPEVLSTAQMRLQRWRAATALPAGPDATDLLDRVRRYLADDLDTPKVLAALDGWSTDALEYGGHDAASPRLVADTVDALLGVTL from the coding sequence ATGCGATCGTGGCTGGCGCCCAGTGTCCCGAACCTGCCGGGCCGACCGAGACAGGCCGGCCCCGAACTCCGGCTCTATGACACCGCCGACCGTCAGGTCCGGCCGGTCTCGGCGGGCCCGAAGGCCACCATGTACGTGTGCGGCATCACCCCGTACGACGCCACGCACCTTGGTCATGCCGCCACCTACCTGACGTTCGATCTGGTGCACCGCTACTGGCTCGACGCCGGGCACGACGTCCAGTACGTGCAGAACGTCACCGACGTCGACGATCCGCTGTTCGAGCGCGCGGAGCGCGACGGCATCGACTGGCGCGCCCTCGGGGACCGCGAGACCGAACTGTTCCGGCAGGACATGGCCGCGCTGCGGGTGCTGCCGCCGCACGACTACGTCGGCGCCATCGAGTCCATCGCCGAGGTCGTCGAGCTCGTCGAGAAGCTGCTGGCCTCCGGTGCCGCGTACGTCGTCGACGACCCCAATGAACCTGGGTACCCCGACATTTATTACCGGGCCGACGCCACCACCCAGTTCGGCTACGAATCCGGCTACGACCGGGACACCATGCTGGCGCTTTTCGGTGAGCGTGGCGGCGATCCCGACCGGCCCGGCAAGGCCAGCCAGCTCGACGCCCTGCTGTGGCGCGTGCAGCGGCCGGGCGAGCCGAGTTGGCCGTCGCCGTTCGGTGCGGGCCGGCCGGGCTGGCACATCGAGTGCGCCGCAATCGCGCTGAACCGCGTCGGCGCGGGCTTCGACATCCAGGGCGGCGGCAGCGACCTGATCTTCCCGCACCATGAGTTCTCCGCCGCGCACGCCGAATCGGTAACGGGGGAGCGGCGTTTCGCCCGTCATTACGTGCATGGCGGGATGATCGGCTGGGACGGCCACAAGATGAGCAAGAGCCGCGGCAACCTGGTGCTGGTGTCGCAATTGCGGGCCGACGGCGTCGACCCGGGCGCCATCCGGCTGGGTCTGATGGCCGGGCACTACCGCACCGACCGCTTCTGGAGCCCCGAGGTCCTCAGCACGGCCCAGATGCGCCTGCAGCGCTGGCGCGCCGCCACCGCACTGCCCGCCGGCCCGGACGCCACCGATCTGCTCGATCGCGTCCGCCGGTACCTCGCCGACGACCTGGATACCCCGAAAGTACTTGCCGCCCTTGATGGTTGGTCGACGGACGCGCTCGAGTACGGCGGGCATGACGCGGCCTCGCCGCGGTTGGTCGCGGACACGGTCGACGCACTGCTCGGGGTGACCCTCTAG
- a CDS encoding nucleotidyltransferase family protein, whose product MGPPDDPRVAGLLLAAGAGRRFGMPKALVPGAIERAVDALWSGGCTSVAVALGAGYERAAALVPDTASIIEVAGWEEGIAASLRAGLSAIDADAALIHFVDLPDVGPGVVARLRALANREQLARATYSGTPGHPVVIGRNHWTRVIAGARGDHGARDYLNSVGALDVPCEDLATGIDTDTPHGEWPTHRGAAR is encoded by the coding sequence ATGGGGCCACCTGATGATCCCCGGGTCGCCGGACTGTTGTTGGCCGCAGGCGCGGGCCGTCGGTTCGGGATGCCGAAAGCCTTGGTGCCCGGCGCAATAGAGCGCGCTGTCGACGCACTGTGGTCGGGCGGCTGCACCTCCGTTGCCGTCGCTCTGGGCGCCGGATATGAGCGTGCCGCCGCACTTGTCCCCGACACGGCGTCGATCATCGAGGTGGCGGGATGGGAGGAAGGCATCGCTGCGTCGCTGCGCGCCGGACTCTCGGCGATCGATGCAGATGCCGCCCTGATCCATTTCGTGGATCTGCCGGATGTCGGCCCGGGCGTGGTCGCGCGTCTGCGGGCGCTGGCGAATCGAGAACAGCTCGCCAGGGCGACCTACTCCGGCACGCCCGGACACCCGGTCGTGATCGGCCGCAATCACTGGACCCGGGTCATCGCCGGCGCCCGCGGCGACCACGGCGCGCGTGACTACCTGAACAGCGTTGGCGCGCTTGATGTTCCGTGCGAGGATCTGGCAACAGGAATTGACACCGACACTCCCCACGGTGAATGGCCGACTCACCGGGGTGCAGCCCGGTGA
- a CDS encoding PAC2 family protein — MSPSDRPLPQGLDLPELHDAVVVAAFEGWNDAGDAASDALEHLDAMWEARTIVEIDDESYYDYQVNRPVIRQVDGVTRELVWPSMSISHCRPPGSDRDVVLMHGVEPNMRWRTFCAELLAILDKLNVQTVVILGALLADTPHTRPVPVSGAAYSADSAKFFGLEETRYEGPTGIAGVFQDACVQAGIPAVTFWAAVPHYVSQPPCPKATVALLRRVEDALDVEVPLGDLPAQAEEWEESVTEMTADDEEIAEYVQSLEERGDAEVDMTEALGKIDGDALAAEFERYLKRRGR; from the coding sequence GTGAGCCCGTCCGACCGGCCCCTACCCCAGGGCCTTGACCTGCCCGAACTGCACGATGCCGTCGTCGTCGCAGCATTCGAGGGGTGGAATGACGCCGGTGACGCCGCCAGCGACGCCCTCGAGCACCTGGATGCCATGTGGGAGGCGCGGACCATCGTCGAGATCGATGATGAGAGCTATTACGACTACCAGGTGAATCGTCCGGTGATTCGCCAGGTCGACGGTGTCACGCGCGAGCTGGTGTGGCCGTCGATGAGCATCTCCCACTGCCGCCCGCCGGGTTCGGACCGTGACGTGGTGCTCATGCACGGCGTCGAGCCGAACATGCGGTGGCGCACCTTCTGCGCCGAGCTGCTGGCAATCCTGGACAAGCTCAACGTGCAGACCGTCGTCATCTTGGGCGCGCTGCTCGCCGACACGCCGCACACTCGGCCCGTGCCGGTGTCGGGCGCCGCGTACTCCGCTGACTCGGCCAAGTTCTTCGGGCTCGAGGAGACCCGCTACGAGGGACCGACCGGCATCGCCGGGGTGTTCCAGGACGCCTGTGTGCAGGCCGGCATCCCCGCAGTGACGTTCTGGGCGGCGGTGCCGCACTACGTGTCCCAGCCGCCGTGCCCCAAGGCCACCGTCGCGCTGCTCCGCCGGGTCGAGGACGCCCTGGACGTCGAGGTGCCCCTCGGCGACCTGCCGGCACAGGCCGAGGAATGGGAAGAGTCGGTCACCGAAATGACGGCCGACGACGAAGAGATCGCCGAATACGTGCAGTCGCTGGAGGAGCGTGGCGACGCCGAGGTCGACATGACTGAGGCGCTCGGCAAGATCGACGGCGACGCGCTGGCCGCGGAGTTCGAGCGGTACCTGAAGCGCCGCGGACGGTAG
- a CDS encoding tRNA-specific adenosine deaminase: MDLVSRLLDVIECDILPLTAQGVVAGNKVFGAALLHKADLSLVLAGTNAETDNPLFHGEINTLNQFYEIADRPATGDLLFLSTHEPCTLCMSAITWAGFDNYYYLFSHEDSRDSFAIPHDLRILKELFGLAPGGYRRTNAFWTAYGIGELAGAEPEPRRGDLHERIARIRRRYQELSQQYQESKPGNDIPLG, from the coding sequence ATGGACCTCGTCTCGCGACTGCTCGACGTGATCGAGTGCGACATTCTTCCGCTGACCGCCCAGGGGGTCGTTGCCGGTAACAAGGTCTTCGGCGCCGCCCTGCTGCACAAAGCGGACCTGTCATTGGTGCTGGCAGGGACCAACGCGGAAACGGACAACCCGCTTTTTCACGGCGAGATCAACACGCTCAATCAGTTCTACGAGATCGCAGACCGCCCTGCGACGGGTGACCTGCTATTCCTGAGCACCCACGAGCCGTGCACTTTGTGCATGTCGGCGATTACGTGGGCCGGATTCGACAATTACTACTACCTGTTCAGCCACGAGGATTCGCGCGACAGCTTCGCGATTCCGCATGATCTGCGAATCCTCAAAGAACTGTTCGGCCTGGCGCCGGGCGGCTATCGCCGAACCAACGCGTTCTGGACGGCGTACGGAATTGGTGAGCTCGCCGGTGCCGAGCCCGAACCGCGCCGCGGCGACCTGCACGAGCGCATCGCGCGCATTCGTCGGCGGTATCAAGAACTCTCGCAGCAGTACCAGGAGTCGAAACCGGGCAACGACATTCCGCTGGGCTGA
- a CDS encoding XdhC family protein gives MDVIEEVLARTRLGESVALCTVVAAGGSAPRDPGASMVVAGDGSVVGSISGGCVESAVYELALEVLSSGESRLVSYGAGDESVFSVGLLCGGSIDVFVERVGPSNVDEFELAGKVVDRGQTAILATLVSPAEPAPPDSRPGGRLVIADRSVKGSLGDGALDDAVVRAADSVTTSGTLTCPDGDVVFVRVLAPKPRMIVIGATDFVAAVAHAAAFVGYRVTVCDARGVFATKDRFPMADEVVVDWPDRYLRQQAGAGLIDARTAICVLTHDNRFDIAVLEVALALPDIGFVGAMGSRRTHDERVARLRERGIDDSQLARLSSPVGLDLGGRTPEETAIAVIAEIIRTRAGGTGVPLRDRTGDIHHRAAPR, from the coding sequence GTGGACGTCATCGAGGAAGTGTTGGCCCGAACCCGGCTCGGCGAGTCGGTGGCGTTGTGCACGGTGGTCGCCGCCGGCGGATCAGCGCCTCGCGACCCCGGCGCCTCGATGGTGGTGGCCGGCGACGGCAGCGTCGTCGGCTCCATCAGTGGCGGTTGCGTGGAATCCGCGGTGTACGAACTGGCGCTGGAGGTGCTGTCCTCAGGCGAGTCGCGGCTGGTCAGCTATGGCGCGGGCGATGAGTCGGTGTTCTCGGTCGGCCTGCTGTGCGGCGGATCCATCGACGTCTTCGTGGAACGTGTCGGCCCCTCGAACGTCGACGAGTTCGAACTCGCCGGGAAAGTCGTCGACCGGGGCCAGACCGCCATCCTCGCCACACTCGTCAGCCCTGCCGAGCCGGCCCCGCCCGACAGCCGGCCCGGCGGTCGCCTGGTGATCGCCGACCGATCGGTAAAGGGCAGCCTCGGCGACGGCGCGCTGGACGACGCCGTGGTGCGCGCCGCCGACTCGGTGACCACCAGCGGGACGCTGACCTGTCCGGACGGTGATGTGGTCTTCGTACGCGTGCTGGCGCCCAAACCGCGGATGATCGTCATCGGGGCCACCGACTTCGTCGCCGCTGTTGCGCACGCGGCAGCATTCGTCGGCTACCGCGTGACGGTATGCGATGCGCGAGGAGTATTCGCGACGAAAGACCGGTTCCCGATGGCCGACGAGGTCGTCGTGGACTGGCCCGATCGATATCTCAGACAGCAGGCCGGTGCCGGACTGATCGATGCGCGCACCGCGATCTGCGTGCTGACGCACGACAACCGCTTCGACATTGCGGTCCTCGAGGTGGCTCTGGCATTGCCCGACATCGGTTTCGTCGGTGCGATGGGTTCGCGGAGAACCCATGACGAGAGGGTGGCCCGGCTGCGCGAGCGGGGGATCGATGACAGTCAGTTGGCCCGGCTGTCATCTCCGGTCGGGTTGGATCTGGGCGGTCGAACTCCGGAGGAGACCGCCATCGCGGTCATCGCGGAGATCATTCGCACGCGTGCCGGGGGAACGGGCGTGCCGCTGCGTGACCGCACCGGCGATATCCATCACCGGGCTGCACCCCGGTGA
- a CDS encoding nucleoside deaminase, which yields MNASIEADAKWLAVAIDLATANVEAGGGPFGAVIVGAGELVSTGQNRVTHDIDPTAHAEVMAIRAACRQVGNHSLAGYTLYSSCEPCPLCLSATLWARIDRIVFAADRHDAAVGGFDDRAFYELFDKPRHEWDVPVQQHRLDQAFLPFLTWLGNSDRVQY from the coding sequence ATGAACGCTTCAATCGAGGCCGACGCGAAGTGGCTCGCCGTCGCGATCGACCTGGCGACGGCCAACGTCGAAGCCGGCGGTGGGCCGTTCGGTGCGGTGATCGTCGGCGCGGGTGAGCTGGTTTCGACCGGGCAGAACCGCGTTACGCACGACATCGACCCGACCGCGCACGCTGAGGTGATGGCGATCCGGGCCGCGTGCCGGCAGGTCGGGAACCACAGCCTGGCGGGCTACACGCTGTACTCGTCGTGCGAGCCCTGCCCGCTGTGCCTGTCCGCCACGTTGTGGGCCAGGATCGATCGGATCGTCTTCGCGGCCGACCGCCATGACGCGGCAGTCGGCGGATTCGACGACAGGGCGTTCTACGAGCTGTTCGACAAGCCGCGGCACGAGTGGGACGTCCCGGTCCAGCAGCACCGCCTGGACCAGGCTTTCCTGCCGTTCCTGACGTGGCTGGGTAACAGCGACAGGGTGCAGTATTGA